GTGTCGAAGCGCCGTCCAGTTCTGACGTGCGATCTCCGTCGTGATCGTCTCGGGCCGTCCCAGCAGCGAGACGCCCAGGTCGTATGCGTCGAGAAACCGGGCCGCAACGAACGCGTCGCCGCCGTTGTTCCCGCGGCCGGCGACGATCCGCACCGACGCACCCTCGTCTGCGATCCCTTCGACCACCCGAGCCACCGCGTTCCCCGAGGACTCCATGAGCTGTTTGCGAGGGACGCCCAGCGCGGCCGCGTTCTCGTCGACGACTGCCATCTCCGAACCGGTGATCATGGCTGGGCCTTGGCGCGCGACCACCCTAACGGTAGGGGACGCCGTCGCCGTCGGCACGCTCGCCGCGTCTTCGCTGCCTCGTCGTCTCTCCCTCGAAGGCGCGAGATCAGCGCCGAATCTCGAAGCCCTCGATCCCCGCCGGCTCCTCGTACTCGACCTCGACGCCGTCGACGCGGGCTCTGGGACTGCCCTCGTGACACCACTCGACCATCGACTCGACGGCCGGCGCAGGCCCCTCGAAAACTGCCTCGACGCGGCCATCCGAGAGATTCTTTACCCAGCCGTCGACGCTCGTCTCGCCCGCGGTCTCGCGGGTGTTGGCGCGGTAGAAGACGCCCTGTACCTTGCCGCTGACGAACACGTGTGCGCGTGTGCGGTCGGACATGGTCGAGTGTGATTACGCCGAGACCCAAGAGCGTGTTCACGTCTGGTCGCCGCCGCTTCGGAGGTAGTGAAACACGTACGTCTGCGCGTAGCCGGCGTACTCGCCGCCGAGGGCCTCGCGGATCGCCCGCGAGGTGTCTGCGTAGTTGCCCCGATCGGCAGCCGGGAAGTACTCCTCGATGGTCGTCTTGATCCAGGTGTCCAGCGGGACCGCTTCGAGGAAATCGAGCGAGAACAGTAACACGCAGTCGGCGACCTTGTCCCCGACGCCGACGAACTGGGTGAGGTGGTCGCGAGCGTCCTCGTAGGCCATCCCGCGGGCCGCTTGTGGGTCTGCTTCGCCCTCGGCGACCATCGTCGCGGTCCGCAGGACGTACGGCGCTCGGTAGCCCAGCCCGAGGTCTCGCAGCGCCTCCTCTGTCGTCGCTGCCAGCTGTTCCGGCGTCGGGTACGCGTGGTAGGTCTCGCCGTCGAACGTGACCGGATCGCCGTACGTCTCGCGCAGCGCCTGTTGCATCCCGTGGATGCGGCCCACGCGCATCTGTGCCGAGCAGATGAAGGAGATCAGCGAGCCGAACGGCGGATCGCGGACGAGACGCATCCCCCAGTACTCGTCGTACGCGTCCTGGACGACGGCGTCGTCGGGTGCCGTCGCACGGATCGCTTCGAGGTCGTCGTCCAGCCGGAGCAGCCGCCGGAGGTGTGGCGTCGCGTCGATGTCGCTCTCCCATTCGAGGTGGCCGTCGCGCTGTCGAACCCTGATCACGTGGGCTCGGCCGTCGACTCTGACAGTCGTCCAGTACCACGCCGAGCCGCCGTGTACGCCGTCCTGCTCGTACATCCGACCGTCAGAGCGGTCCCAGAGGTACGACTGGCCGCTCTCGACCGTCGACTGGAGGTCGACGCCACCAGGCAGGCTCGCGATCGCTATCTGGCCCCGTTCCATCGACTCGTCGTCGGGGCTTGGGCGGTTTCTAGTTTTCGAGAGCGTGACGGGCTAACCTTCTTAATACTGGCAGTCGAATCGACATGTATGGATTGCCGAGTTGTCGTCGAGGCCGCTGTGCCCGTCTACGACGTGGAAACCCCAGACGAGGCGGTCCGGATCGCGATCTCGAAGACCGGCGAGATGCTCAATCCGGACCTCAACTACGTCGAGATCAACATGGGCGAACGACAGTGTCCTCACTGTGGCGACGAACTCGAACCCGCCTTCATCGCTGCCGACGAGAGTCTGGTCGCGCTCGAACTGGAGATGACCGTCTTCAACGTCGAGCGCGACGAACACGCCGCCCGGATCGCTCGCAAGGAGATCGGCCAGCGCCTCGAGAACATCCCGCTAGAAGTACTACAGATCGAAGCGATCGAGGAGACGGACGACTCCGACGCCGAGGACCCAGCGGAAACGATCGACGACGAGGGCGACGGCGCTGGGTCCGACACTGGCGAGACGGACGCGGGAACGGAGTCGGATTCGGACGACGTGTTACCCGAGTTCGACGAGTTAATGAACGAATAACGTCGGCGTTTCTCACGCGACACGGTACTGTCCGTCGATTTTGTAGATGACAGCGACTGGTGACTGAGAGCGAAGTTCAGTCGGCAGCAGCAGAAACAGGTTCTTTCTCTTCGGCGTTCATCTCGGACGTGATTCCCTTCGCGAGGGCAAATACAGCGGCCTTGTGGTCCGTCTTCGACTTGTGAATCGAGGTCGGCTGGACACCGAGATCGACGTACTTGTCGTGTTCGACTGTGTCCCCTGTCTCTTGCTCGTAGTGGTTCTGTACCTGTGCAAGCAGGCCGTGGAGATGGATGAGTTCCTGCTTCTTCATAGTCACCCACACCTAGAAACCGAAGGGTTATAGTACTACTCTGAGTGTGGTTAACACACGCCTCTCAATTACGGTCCCGAAGTAGACGGATTATACGCTGGTCTCGTCGGAACGAATGCGGTGTCTACTGCCTCTTGAACGCGGTGTAGTCACTGTCTACGCTCTGTTCAGGTGGAGCGTGAAAGATTTTTGGTCGCGGCTGTACTGGGGGACAGTATGGACTACGACGAGATGCTCGACCAGGCGGTCGAGGAGACACCGGAGATCGAGGGCGACGGCGAACGGTTCGAAATTCCCGATCCGGACCTCCGCCAGGAGGGGAACGCGACCGTGTTCGAGAATTTCCAGTCGGTCTGTGACCGGCTCTCGCGAGCGGACGAACACGTGATGCAGTTCCTCCAGAACGAGGTCGGGACGAGCGGCCACATCGACGAGAGTGGCCGGGCCAGGCTCACTGGTGAGTTCCGGGAGCGACGCATCGCCGACGCGCTCGACGCCTACGCCGACGCCTACGTGCTGTGCCCGGAGTGTGGGCTCCCCGATACGAAGCTCAAGGACGAGCAGGGCGCGACGGTGCTGCGATGTGAAGCCTGCGGCGCGCAGTCGCCGGCCGGGCCGTAGCTACTGTAGTCCCTTCAGCGTCTCCAGGTCTCTGTCGGTTCTGGTGTACTCCGCGAGTCGCCGACTGGCGTGACAGTTCGGACAGTGGTACGTGGCGTCGTGTTTCGGGAGCGCGGTCGGCGTCGACTCCCAGTCTTTCTTGCACTCGGGACAGAGCAGTCGAACGTAGGCCTCCTCCATGGTTGTGAATAACACGCAATGGACGCCGAAAAAGGTTCGTGTTCCAGCAGCGAGCGCAGCCGACTCGACGAGCGAGAAGTTACGCCGGGAGGCCGTCGACGTCGAGCAGTTCCTTGTAGCGGTTGCGGATCGTGACCTCTGAGATGTCCGCGACGCCGCTGACCTCGCTCTGTGTGACCTTCTCGTTGGTCAGCAGGGCCGCTGCGTACACGGCCGCGGCCGCGATTCCGACCGGCGACTTCCCGCTGAGGATGCCACCGTCACGAGCCGCTTCGATCAGTTCGCGTGCGCGCCGTTCGGTCTCGTCCGACAGCGACAGCTCGCTGCAAAAGCGCGGGACGTAACTCTCGGGCTTGGCCGGGGCGACTTCCAGGCCCAGTTCCCGGATGATGTAGCGGTAGGTCCGGGTGAGCTCCATCCGTTCGACGCGGGAGACGTGGGTCATCTCGTCGAGTGACCGGGGGTTGTTCGCCTGACGGGCGGCGGCGTACAGCGCCGACGTGGCGACGCCCTCGATGGAGCGACCGGGCAGCAGGTCCTCGTCGAGCGCGCGGCGATAGATGACGCTTGCGGTCTCGCGGACGTTCTTGGGGAGTCCGAGCGCCGATGCCATGCGGTCGATCTCACCAAGCGCCTGCTTGAGATTGCGTTCCTTGGAGTCACGCGTGCGGAATCGCTCGTTCCAGGTGCGCAGGCGCTGCATCTTCTGGCGCTGGGAACTCGACAGGGAGTTGCCGTAGGCGTCCTTGTCCTGCCAACCGATGTTGGTCGACAGCCCCTTGTCGTGCATCATCTTGGTCGTCGGCGCGCCGACGCGGGACTTGCTGTCTTTCTCGCTGGCGTCGAACGCGCGCCACTCGGGGCCGTGGTCAATCTCGTCTTCCTCGACGACCAGTCCACAGTCCTCACAGACGGTCTCGCCGTGTTCGGAGTCGAGTTGCGTGTGGCCGCCACACTCGGGACAGACGTCCTCGTCGACGTCCGCCTCCTCTCGCTCGATCTCTGTGCTGGTCTGCTGTTCGCCGCTGTTGGTTCGGGTATATATCTCGCTCATAGTGGATGCCTCGCTTGCTGTGGACACAAACCTTAAAAAACAGGCTGCGACCTTCTTAACAAGTAGTTAGTCAGAAAAGTATATAAAGTCTTCGGTAGCGGAAGCGGTAATTCGCAAGACTGCGCCGTGCTGTCAGTTGTCATGGGTGTGTAGAACGTCGACAGGAGACGGTGATTCGAGCGGTCGCTTTCCCGCGGTGGCAACCGGGTAGTGACCGCCTAGACGGTAAAGAGGTGGCCCTCGGTCGGCACGTCGAACAGCCCGATCCGCGCCCCGGCGTCGAGCCACGCGTGGCCGTAGGAGAACGACGCCAGCGCGTTGACCGGGTCGTCGTCCGCCCGGAAGTGTCGGCCGTCTTCGAGATACGACGCCGCCATCTCCGCGCACTCGACGGCCGCGTCGTGCATCGGCGTCCCCTCTGGTGGCGCGATTTCGGCCGCCGAGACGGCCTCTGCGAGCAGTCCCTCGTATCGATCGGTCTTCTCCCGTAGCTCCGCAGCCATACCCGGTACAGACCGTCGAGTGGCTAAGCGGTTTCGTCCGATGGGCGCGGGCCAGACACGACAGCGCAACCTACAAATCCCGCCACGAAGTAAGGTAAGTAATGACCGAAGACGTCGTCGAACACCGGAGGCTCATCATCGCTGGGACGGGTATCGCGGGGCTCACCGCCGCCATCTACGCCGCCCGCTCGAACAACGATCCCCTCGTCTTCGAAGGGGACGAACCCGGCGGACAGCTCACGCTCACCACGGACGTGGCGAACTACCCGGGCTTCCCGGAGGGAATCAGCGGTCCCGACCTGGTCAACGACATGAAAGAGCAGGCCCAGCAGTTCGGTGCCGAACTCGATCACGGAATCGTCGAGAACGTCGACGCGACCGATCGCCCGTTCCGTGTCGAACTCGCCAACGGCGACGCTTACACCGCCGACGCCGTCATCGCCGCCTCCGGAGCGAGCGCGCGCACGCTCGGCGTCCCCGGCGAGGACGAACTGATGGGCTACGGCGTCTCGACGTGTGCGACCTGTGACGGGGCGTTCTTCCGCGACGAGGACATGCTCGTGGTCGGCGGCGGCGACGCCGCCATGGAGGAGGCCACCTTCCTGACGAAGTTCGCGGACACCGTCTACCTCGCACACCGCCGCGAGGAGTTCCGCGCGGAGGACTACTGGATCGACCGCGTCCAGGACCAGGTCGAGAGCGGCGACATCGAGATCATGCGCAACACGGAACTCCTGGAGATCCACGGCTCGGCCGAAGACGGCGTCGACCACGTCACGCTGGCCCGCAACGACGAGGGATACCCCTCGGAGGCGCTCGACGACCCCGACACCGAGCAGTTCGACTTCGACGTGGGCGCGGTCTTCCTCGCGATCGGCCACACGCCCAACACCGGCTACCTCGAAGACACCGGCGTCGAACTGGACGAGGCCGGGTACCTCCAGACCGAGGGCGGCGTCGGCGACGGCGAGACCGCCACCGCCGTCGAGGGGCTGTTCGGTGCCGGCGACGTGGTCGACCACCACTACCAGCAGGCCGTCACCGCCGCGGGGATGGGCTGTAAGGCCGCTCTCGACGCCGACGAGTACCTCGAATCGCTCCCCGAAGCGTCCCAGGCCACCGAGACGGCCCCGCAGGCAGACGATTGAGGAGCCGGAAACTCGCGTTCTCGCGCTGTGCTCGCCGACCCGCAGTCCCTTTACGTAGCGGCGGCCAACGAGCAGTCATGACAGACGACACTGTCACCGTGACACTCGAAGCCGGCGAAGAACGCGACGAACTGACCGTCCCGACCGCGCTCGTGGACATGCTCCGAGAAGGCGATGAGTCCGACCCGGAAGTCGTCGGCGACATCGCGATGTTCGGCATGGCCCAGCGGATCCACGGTGCCGTCCACCACGGGCAGGGCGAACCCGACGCCGAGATCGCGTCCGTCAACGAGACGGCGATGGAGCTGTTCGAAGAGCGCTTCGGCGCGACGTTCTCCGAGCTGACCGGCCACGACCACTGACTGCGATCTCGCTTTCCGAGCCGACGGCTCCCGTACTGGCGGCTGTAAGATAACGGTCCATCGACGCGCTCACGCCGTGTCGGTGACCGTCCACGAGAGGAGGACGCCGTCGTCTACCCGCTCGATATCGTCGAGCGAGAGCGCCGGGAACTCGTCGACGAACCCCTCGCCGTCTGCCAGTGTCGGGGCGTCCCGTCCGCCGATCACCGTCGAGCCGACGAACACCGAGAGCTCGTCGACCAGTCCCGCCTCGAACAGCGAGAAGATCAGCTCGCCCCCGCCCTCGACCATCAGCTGGTCGATGCCGTCGCCCTCCAGCTTGGCGAGTGCGGTGACCAGATCGACGCGGTCCTCGCCGGCTGCGATGACGGTCGCGCCCGCTTCCTCCATCTGCGTGACGAAGTCCGTCGGTGCCGCCTGGCTGACCAGCAGGTAGGTGAGTGCTGCCCCGTCGAGGACGCGTGCGTCCGGCGGGGTCCTGACCTGTGAGTCGGCGACGACTCGCGCGGGATTGGCGGGCTCGCCACGTTCCTCGCGGGCCCGCTGGCGCTCGGGGTCGTCGAGCGTGAGCGACGGATCGTCTGCCAGCACCGTCCCGACGCCGACCATGACCGCGTCGCTCTCGGCGCGCAACTCGTCGACCCGGTCGAAGTCCCGCGTTCCCGAGATCTCGATCTGTTCGCGACGGCGCGTCGACAGCTTCCCGTCGGCGCTCATGGCGGCGTTGACGACCACGTGCATGGTCGCCAGGAGGGAACTGGCGCAAAAACCGGTTACGAAACGCTATGCTTCGGACTCGCGCTTGCCGTCGGCCAGTAGCTTCCGGGCGTCGATGGCCTTCTTGCCGTGGGCGCTCGTCCGGAGCCTGACCGCCGGCCCGTCGAGCCAGAGTTCGCGCACGTCGACGACGATCTCGGACGACCAGCTCTTGATCCGACCCTCGCCGTGGCTATCGATTTCGATAAAGGTGCGCGGCGTTCGCTGGCGACCCATCGTCCACTCCGTGTCCCCCAGCTCCATCGTCTCCGCTTCGAGCGCTTCCCACTCGAAGATCACGACGTGTTGCTCGCGTGGCCGATCCGATCGCTCGTGATCGACCCGCGTTCGGGTCTCGTAGTCGACGCCGAAGTGCGCGGCCCACAGCTCCAGATACTCGAAGTCGAACTTCTTTTTGCCCTCTCCCTCGCCGTCCCTGTTCGTCCAGACGACGTGGGCGTTCGAGGGCTTCTTGCCGAATGCGCCGCTCATGTCATCGACCCCGCTGGCGCTGTCGTTCACGTCCGTCACCGAGCGAACGCGGGCCGACCAGTCCCGCGCTCGATCGCCGTCGACGCACCGAGCTGTCGCCCGTGATACTGTCGGCTCTCACCGTTTCGAGAGACTCGTGACCCCCTCCCGAGATTCGTAACAGACGGACGGCCGGCAGTGTGACCCCGCACTGTGGCATACGCGTGAAGTACCATTATCTCGAATAAAAATGTGCCGGCCATACGTCAACTGGTAGATGGGTAACCGCTCGCCTCCGCTCGGTCGCGGTTTCGGCGCACCACCGAACGCTTTTCATCGCTGCCGCCGAACCACGGCCCGATGACACTCGACGAGCATGCCGAGGAACTCGCCTCCGACCTCGGTGTCGACAAAGAGGAGGTCAAAGAGGATCTGGCGAATCTCGTGAACTACTCCGTCCCGATGGACGAGGCAAAGCAGAGCCTCAGACGTAAGTACGGGGACGGCAGCGAGGGTGGGACGACGCCATCGAGCAAAGACATCGCCGAGATTTCGGCGAGCGACTCGAACGTCACCGTCACGGCCCGAGTGCTGACGGTCGGTCAGCGGTCGATCCAGTACCAGGGTGACGAACAGGTGATCTTCGAGGGCGAACTCGCCGACGAGACCGGGACGATCTCGTACACGGCCTGGGAGGACTTCGGACTGGCTGCCGGCGACACGATCACCGCGGGCAACGCGGGCGTCCGCGAGTGGGACGGCCGACCCGAGCTGAACCTCGGCGAGAGCACGAGCATCGAGCGATCCGACGATCCGCTGGACGTGCCCTACGAGATCGGCGGCGACGCCGAACTCGCGACGCTCGCGCCGGGCGACCGCGGGATCAACGTCGAGGTGCAGGTCCTGGAGGTCGAGGAGAAGACGATCGACGGCCGCAACGGCGAGACCGACATCCTCAGCGGCGTCTTCGGCGACGAGAGCACCCGGCTCCCCTTTACCGACTGGGACCCACACGCCGAGATCGAAGCCGGCGCGTCGATCCGCATCGAAGACGTGTTCGTCCGGGAGTTCCGTGGCGCGCCGTCGATCAACGTCTCGGAGTTCTCGACGGTAACGCCGCTGGACCGGACGGTCTCGGCGACCGAGAACGCACAGCAGATGCCCATCCGCGAGGCCGTCGACTCCGGCGGACTCTTCGACGTCGAACTGACCGGCAACATCATCGAAGTCCGGGACGGCTCCGGACTGATCGAGCGGTGTCCGGAGTGTGGCCGCGTCGTCCAGAACGGCCAGTGCCGGAGCCACGGCACGGTCGACGCCGTCGACGACCTGCGGACGAAGGCGATCCTCGACGACGGCAGCGCCACCGTGACGGTCGTGCT
Above is a genomic segment from Halomicrobium sp. LC1Hm containing:
- a CDS encoding DUF555 domain-containing protein; protein product: MDCRVVVEAAVPVYDVETPDEAVRIAISKTGEMLNPDLNYVEINMGERQCPHCGDELEPAFIAADESLVALELEMTVFNVERDEHAARIARKEIGQRLENIPLEVLQIEAIEETDDSDAEDPAETIDDEGDGAGSDTGETDAGTESDSDDVLPEFDELMNE
- a CDS encoding DNA-3-methyladenine glycosylase, with protein sequence MERGQIAIASLPGGVDLQSTVESGQSYLWDRSDGRMYEQDGVHGGSAWYWTTVRVDGRAHVIRVRQRDGHLEWESDIDATPHLRRLLRLDDDLEAIRATAPDDAVVQDAYDEYWGMRLVRDPPFGSLISFICSAQMRVGRIHGMQQALRETYGDPVTFDGETYHAYPTPEQLAATTEEALRDLGLGYRAPYVLRTATMVAEGEADPQAARGMAYEDARDHLTQFVGVGDKVADCVLLFSLDFLEAVPLDTWIKTTIEEYFPAADRGNYADTSRAIREALGGEYAGYAQTYVFHYLRSGGDQT
- a CDS encoding translation initiation factor IF-2 subunit beta, coding for MDYDEMLDQAVEETPEIEGDGERFEIPDPDLRQEGNATVFENFQSVCDRLSRADEHVMQFLQNEVGTSGHIDESGRARLTGEFRERRIADALDAYADAYVLCPECGLPDTKLKDEQGATVLRCEACGAQSPAGP
- a CDS encoding 2,5-diamino-6-(ribosylamino)-4(3H)-pyrimidinone 5'-phosphate reductase, translated to MHVVVNAAMSADGKLSTRRREQIEISGTRDFDRVDELRAESDAVMVGVGTVLADDPSLTLDDPERQRAREERGEPANPARVVADSQVRTPPDARVLDGAALTYLLVSQAAPTDFVTQMEEAGATVIAAGEDRVDLVTALAKLEGDGIDQLMVEGGGELIFSLFEAGLVDELSVFVGSTVIGGRDAPTLADGEGFVDEFPALSLDDIERVDDGVLLSWTVTDTA
- a CDS encoding NAD(P)/FAD-dependent oxidoreductase, producing the protein MTEDVVEHRRLIIAGTGIAGLTAAIYAARSNNDPLVFEGDEPGGQLTLTTDVANYPGFPEGISGPDLVNDMKEQAQQFGAELDHGIVENVDATDRPFRVELANGDAYTADAVIAASGASARTLGVPGEDELMGYGVSTCATCDGAFFRDEDMLVVGGGDAAMEEATFLTKFADTVYLAHRREEFRAEDYWIDRVQDQVESGDIEIMRNTELLEIHGSAEDGVDHVTLARNDEGYPSEALDDPDTEQFDFDVGAVFLAIGHTPNTGYLEDTGVELDEAGYLQTEGGVGDGETATAVEGLFGAGDVVDHHYQQAVTAAGMGCKAALDADEYLESLPEASQATETAPQADD
- a CDS encoding transcription initiation factor IIB family protein, whose protein sequence is MSEIYTRTNSGEQQTSTEIEREEADVDEDVCPECGGHTQLDSEHGETVCEDCGLVVEEDEIDHGPEWRAFDASEKDSKSRVGAPTTKMMHDKGLSTNIGWQDKDAYGNSLSSSQRQKMQRLRTWNERFRTRDSKERNLKQALGEIDRMASALGLPKNVRETASVIYRRALDEDLLPGRSIEGVATSALYAAARQANNPRSLDEMTHVSRVERMELTRTYRYIIRELGLEVAPAKPESYVPRFCSELSLSDETERRARELIEAARDGGILSGKSPVGIAAAAVYAAALLTNEKVTQSEVSGVADISEVTIRNRYKELLDVDGLPA
- a CDS encoding DUF357 domain-containing protein: MAAELREKTDRYEGLLAEAVSAAEIAPPEGTPMHDAAVECAEMAASYLEDGRHFRADDDPVNALASFSYGHAWLDAGARIGLFDVPTEGHLFTV
- a CDS encoding UPF0058 family protein — its product is MKKQELIHLHGLLAQVQNHYEQETGDTVEHDKYVDLGVQPTSIHKSKTDHKAAVFALAKGITSEMNAEEKEPVSAAAD
- a CDS encoding Single-stranded DNA binding protein, which gives rise to MTLDEHAEELASDLGVDKEEVKEDLANLVNYSVPMDEAKQSLRRKYGDGSEGGTTPSSKDIAEISASDSNVTVTARVLTVGQRSIQYQGDEQVIFEGELADETGTISYTAWEDFGLAAGDTITAGNAGVREWDGRPELNLGESTSIERSDDPLDVPYEIGGDAELATLAPGDRGINVEVQVLEVEEKTIDGRNGETDILSGVFGDESTRLPFTDWDPHAEIEAGASIRIEDVFVREFRGAPSINVSEFSTVTPLDRTVSATENAQQMPIREAVDSGGLFDVELTGNIIEVRDGSGLIERCPECGRVVQNGQCRSHGTVDAVDDLRTKAILDDGSATVTVVLDDELTAEVYGGDLADATEHARDAMDKEVVAERIADRIVGLEYVVRGSLSVDEYGANLDATSFEESDDDPAERARTLLAEVEP
- a CDS encoding acylphosphatase; translation: MSDRTRAHVFVSGKVQGVFYRANTRETAGETSVDGWVKNLSDGRVEAVFEGPAPAVESMVEWCHEGSPRARVDGVEVEYEEPAGIEGFEIRR